One window of Thermacetogenium phaeum DSM 12270 genomic DNA carries:
- a CDS encoding IS110 family RNA-guided transposase: MKLFVGIDVSMKDFKARMFDAEGEEIAKRIRCKNDDPGAESFVKYLVEICGANEVDSLRIGMESTSVYGWHLQMRLAGEPLLASFHPQVYVFNPKVIANFRKQYVDIPKDDWFDCLVIADRLRFGRLPESCQVDFRYLPLQRLTRFRYHLIQTITREKNYFLTNLFLKFNTICQDKVLSDIFGATSEAILTEFLSPEEIAARPLDELIDFLMEKGKSHFSNPEATAKALKHAAACAYRLHGSLLEPVNLILATSLQTIRTLEQQVKSIDKAIEKELSHFPNTLQSMPGMGPVCTAGIIAEIGDIHRFDNEKAVAKFAGLTWRKHQSGEFEADDTPLTKTGNVYLRYYFVMAADSVRKWDPRFAEFYARKFKESSTHHHRRALVLTARKLVRVVDALLRSNQLYVPQGQRKVVKV; encoded by the coding sequence ATGAAACTGTTTGTCGGTATCGATGTCAGCATGAAAGATTTCAAGGCCCGGATGTTCGACGCCGAGGGCGAGGAGATCGCCAAGCGCATTCGCTGCAAGAACGACGATCCGGGTGCAGAGTCCTTTGTTAAGTACCTGGTGGAGATCTGCGGCGCCAACGAAGTTGATTCCCTGCGGATCGGCATGGAGTCCACCTCTGTCTATGGCTGGCACCTGCAGATGCGCCTGGCCGGTGAGCCTTTGCTGGCTTCCTTCCACCCCCAGGTGTACGTCTTCAATCCCAAGGTGATCGCCAACTTCAGAAAACAGTACGTCGATATTCCAAAGGATGACTGGTTCGACTGCCTGGTGATCGCCGACCGGCTAAGGTTCGGGCGGCTGCCCGAGAGCTGCCAGGTGGACTTCCGCTACCTGCCCCTCCAGCGGCTGACCAGGTTCCGTTACCACCTGATCCAGACCATCACTCGGGAGAAGAACTACTTCCTGACCAACCTGTTCCTGAAGTTCAATACCATCTGCCAGGACAAGGTGCTGAGCGACATCTTCGGGGCCACCTCGGAGGCGATCCTGACCGAGTTCCTTTCTCCGGAAGAGATTGCGGCACGACCGCTTGATGAGTTGATTGACTTCCTGATGGAGAAGGGGAAGAGTCATTTCTCCAACCCCGAAGCTACGGCCAAGGCCTTAAAGCATGCCGCAGCCTGCGCTTACAGGCTGCACGGAAGCCTCCTGGAGCCGGTGAACCTGATCCTGGCCACCAGTTTGCAGACCATCCGCACCCTGGAACAGCAGGTCAAGAGTATTGACAAGGCGATTGAGAAAGAACTGTCACACTTTCCGAACACTCTGCAGTCGATGCCGGGCATGGGGCCTGTCTGTACCGCCGGAATAATCGCCGAGATCGGCGACATCCACCGGTTCGACAACGAGAAGGCAGTCGCCAAGTTTGCCGGCCTCACCTGGCGGAAACACCAGTCAGGCGAGTTTGAAGCCGATGACACGCCGCTTACGAAAACCGGCAATGTGTACCTGCGCTATTACTTTGTAATGGCCGCCGACAGCGTGCGTAAATGGGACCCCAGGTTTGCCGAGTTCTATGCCCGTAAGTTTAAAGAGAGTTCCACTCACCACCATCGCCGTGCTTTGGTTCTGACCGCACGTAAACTCGTGCGGGTGGTTGATGCTCTGCTACGCAGCAACCAACTATACGTGCCCCAGGGGCAGAGAAAGGTGGTTAAGGTTTAG
- the tnpA gene encoding IS66 family insertion sequence element accessory protein TnpA encodes MTRAELQKLWEARIAEYRESGQSVKEWCASHEGINPRQLWYWLRKFKNQTPAPPEISNRWLSVEISEEDSLEQALLVKIGPASIEVRPGFDPALLTKVVQVLMALC; translated from the coding sequence ATGACCAGAGCCGAATTACAAAAACTTTGGGAAGCTCGCATAGCCGAATACAGGGAAAGCGGGCAAAGCGTTAAAGAATGGTGCGCCTCCCACGAAGGCATTAACCCCAGGCAGTTATGGTACTGGCTGCGGAAGTTTAAGAACCAGACCCCGGCTCCTCCGGAGATTTCCAACCGGTGGCTGTCGGTAGAAATAAGCGAGGAAGATTCCCTAGAACAGGCCCTACTGGTCAAAATAGGACCGGCCAGCATCGAGGTAAGACCCGGCTTTGACCCGGCCTTACTCACCAAGGTAGTTCAGGTGCTGATGGCGTTATGCTAA
- the tnpB gene encoding IS66 family insertion sequence element accessory protein TnpB (TnpB, as the term is used for proteins encoded by IS66 family insertion elements, is considered an accessory protein, since TnpC, encoded by a neighboring gene, is a DDE family transposase.) has protein sequence MLNEAGIDRVYLACGATDLRKSIDGLAVLVKEGFELDPFSSCLFVFCNRKRDKLKILHWEHNGFWLYYRRLEKGKFIWPQDTTSSTITISRRELRWLLDGLPLNQPKAHPEVKARTIL, from the coding sequence ATGCTAAACGAAGCTGGTATCGACCGGGTTTACCTCGCCTGCGGAGCAACAGACCTGCGCAAATCTATTGACGGCCTGGCGGTACTGGTCAAGGAAGGCTTCGAATTAGACCCTTTTTCTTCTTGCCTCTTTGTCTTCTGCAACCGTAAGAGGGACAAACTGAAGATCCTCCACTGGGAGCACAACGGGTTTTGGCTTTATTACCGCCGGCTGGAGAAGGGCAAATTCATATGGCCTCAAGATACCACTTCTTCAACCATCACCATCAGCCGCCGGGAGCTGCGCTGGCTGCTTGACGGCCTCCCCCTAAACCAGCCTAAAGCCCACCCCGAGGTAAAAGCACGCACCATCTTGTAA
- a CDS encoding hydrogenase small subunit, which translates to MREINRREFLKLCAGSVAAAGLSQLLLPELARSLPAAGNPPVIWIQGASCTGCSISLLNSTQPGVKEILTEVIDLKFHPNISAAAGELAMRVIDDTKEAGNYYLVVEGAVPTKDGGIYCTVGERDGKEITFLERVKELGAEASAVLAVGTCAAFGGIPAAKPNPTGCKGVRDVFKEAGISTQVINVAGCPPHPDWVVGTLAHLLLFKEAPELDDFGRPKVFFGKCVHDNCPRRQYFDNSIFAKNFSEPGCLLELGCKGPQAHCDSFDRMWNGGVSWCLKAGAPCTACTEKGFPGCAVPFYERMEPIHLPNINATADAVGGALGVAVAAGIGAHLIGNIAKGRIGKKEEGQVKENA; encoded by the coding sequence ATGAGAGAGATCAACCGCCGCGAATTTTTAAAGCTCTGCGCCGGTTCGGTGGCGGCCGCGGGGCTCAGCCAGTTGCTACTGCCGGAGCTGGCTAGATCCTTGCCTGCGGCGGGGAACCCTCCGGTGATCTGGATTCAGGGTGCGAGCTGTACCGGATGCTCCATTTCACTGCTGAATTCTACTCAGCCGGGGGTTAAGGAAATCCTGACAGAAGTCATTGATCTCAAGTTCCATCCCAACATTTCTGCAGCTGCCGGTGAACTGGCGATGAGGGTGATCGATGATACAAAAGAAGCTGGCAACTATTACCTGGTTGTGGAAGGAGCCGTTCCCACCAAGGACGGAGGGATCTACTGCACTGTAGGGGAAAGAGATGGAAAAGAGATCACCTTTTTGGAGAGAGTAAAGGAACTGGGAGCCGAAGCTTCTGCCGTTTTGGCCGTTGGGACCTGTGCGGCTTTTGGGGGGATCCCCGCTGCCAAGCCCAATCCTACCGGGTGTAAGGGCGTGCGGGATGTTTTCAAGGAGGCCGGAATCAGCACCCAGGTGATCAACGTGGCCGGATGCCCACCGCATCCCGACTGGGTGGTGGGTACGCTGGCACACCTGTTGCTGTTTAAAGAGGCGCCTGAGCTGGATGACTTCGGGAGGCCAAAAGTATTCTTCGGGAAGTGCGTCCACGACAACTGCCCGCGGCGGCAGTATTTCGACAACAGCATATTTGCTAAAAACTTCAGCGAGCCGGGCTGCCTGCTGGAGCTCGGCTGCAAGGGGCCGCAGGCCCACTGCGACAGCTTCGACAGGATGTGGAACGGTGGGGTCAGCTGGTGCCTGAAAGCGGGGGCGCCCTGCACTGCCTGTACGGAAAAGGGATTCCCCGGCTGTGCCGTTCCCTTCTATGAGAGGATGGAACCCATTCATCTGCCCAACATCAACGCCACCGCTGACGCCGTAGGCGGCGCCCTGGGGGTGGCCGTGGCGGCGGGGATAGGCGCCCATCTCATAGGCAATATAGCCAAAGGCAGGATCGGGAAAAAAGAGGAGGGGCAGGTGAAGGAAAATGCCTAA
- a CDS encoding nickel-dependent hydrogenase large subunit gives MPKVIVDPVTRIEGHLKIEVEVEGGKVTEAKSSGTLFRGVELILRGHDPRDAQEIVQRICGVCPIGHATAATLALDDAFGIKPPGNGRIIRNLILGANYIQSHILHFYHLAALDYVKAPDNILPLAPRYEGDYRLPEAVNSAAVNHYLQALEMRKKAHEMLAIFGGRAPGQRAIVPGGVTETVDAQKIINFKFRLAELTSFIENVYVPDVLAIAEVYQDWLEIGKGCGNMLAYGAFPVDDDGELFFKRGRYTEGVDGEVDPDKITEDVKYSWYEDDTGGKKPTESVITPAPKKEGAYSWMKAPRYDGKVHEVGPLARMWVAGDPEIRSLGEKAFSVMGRHAARALECKKLAHAMAGWLEQLQPGEPTCTPHEVPREAEGVGLTEAARGALGHWIKIKGGRIEKYNAVVPTTWNGGPRDEKGQPGPIEQALVGTPVKDPNNPIELVRVVRSFDPCLACAVHVITPDRDVRKFRVY, from the coding sequence ATGCCTAAAGTCATCGTCGACCCGGTAACGAGGATCGAGGGGCACCTGAAGATCGAAGTGGAGGTTGAGGGAGGAAAAGTAACCGAAGCTAAAAGCAGCGGCACGCTTTTCCGCGGGGTGGAGCTGATCCTGCGCGGTCACGACCCCAGGGACGCCCAGGAGATCGTCCAGAGGATCTGCGGAGTCTGCCCCATCGGCCACGCCACGGCAGCCACCCTGGCCCTTGACGATGCTTTCGGGATCAAACCGCCTGGCAATGGAAGAATAATCCGTAACCTGATCCTGGGGGCCAACTACATCCAATCCCACATACTGCATTTTTACCATCTGGCAGCACTGGACTACGTAAAGGCCCCGGACAACATTCTGCCGCTGGCTCCCCGCTACGAGGGGGATTACCGGCTTCCGGAAGCAGTGAACAGCGCCGCGGTCAATCACTACCTGCAGGCTCTGGAAATGCGCAAAAAAGCGCATGAAATGCTGGCCATCTTCGGGGGGAGAGCACCCGGACAGCGCGCCATCGTTCCGGGAGGCGTCACCGAAACGGTAGATGCCCAAAAGATCATCAATTTCAAGTTCCGGCTGGCGGAGCTGACATCTTTTATCGAGAACGTCTATGTGCCCGACGTCTTGGCGATTGCCGAAGTCTATCAGGACTGGCTGGAGATAGGCAAGGGCTGTGGGAACATGCTGGCCTACGGCGCCTTCCCCGTGGATGACGACGGTGAGCTCTTCTTCAAGCGCGGCCGCTACACCGAAGGTGTTGACGGGGAAGTTGACCCCGACAAGATCACCGAGGACGTCAAATACTCCTGGTATGAGGATGACACCGGGGGTAAGAAGCCCACGGAAAGCGTGATTACCCCGGCACCGAAGAAAGAAGGGGCTTACTCCTGGATGAAGGCGCCGCGCTATGACGGCAAGGTCCATGAAGTGGGGCCGCTCGCCCGGATGTGGGTTGCCGGAGACCCAGAGATTAGAAGTTTAGGGGAAAAGGCCTTCTCCGTGATGGGACGCCATGCCGCCAGAGCTCTGGAGTGCAAAAAACTGGCCCATGCCATGGCCGGCTGGCTTGAGCAGCTGCAGCCGGGTGAACCGACCTGCACTCCCCACGAAGTACCCCGGGAAGCGGAAGGTGTCGGCCTTACCGAAGCAGCAAGGGGTGCCCTCGGGCACTGGATCAAGATCAAAGGCGGGCGCATCGAAAAGTACAACGCCGTTGTGCCGACTACCTGGAACGGAGGGCCGCGTGACGAGAAGGGGCAGCCGGGGCCAATTGAACAGGCGCTGGTGGGGACGCCCGTTAAGGACCCCAACAACCCGATCGAACTGGTGCGCGTGGTGCGCTCCTTTGACCCCTGCCTTGCCTGTGCAGTGCATGTGATTACCCCGGACCGGGATGTTCGCAAGTTCCGGGTCTACTAG
- the cybH gene encoding Ni/Fe-hydrogenase, b-type cytochrome subunit, translating to MKRMVYRHTLAVRFFHWWNCISIFMLLATGFYIHTPDGFWSYIFPSMNVARKLHFIFMYTVIAGLVGRLYYAFVSGDYRNFKPRFADIPNMFKLMKYYLFLSDELPDWGEKYNPGQKMMYAGFVPLLLIQIITGFILYMPTTLNSWAYWVGGANIIRIIHYAVAWIFVYCVAAHIYLDFSEGIANIKGMITGYRPADFHEKHRKKSVSPAGRGKAVEG from the coding sequence ATGAAGAGAATGGTTTATCGGCATACGCTGGCGGTCAGGTTCTTTCACTGGTGGAACTGCATCTCTATCTTCATGCTGCTGGCCACCGGGTTTTATATCCATACGCCTGATGGGTTCTGGTCGTACATTTTTCCATCTATGAATGTGGCCCGCAAGCTCCACTTCATCTTTATGTACACGGTTATTGCCGGATTGGTGGGAAGGCTCTACTACGCCTTCGTGAGCGGTGATTACAGGAACTTCAAGCCGCGCTTTGCGGATATTCCCAACATGTTTAAACTGATGAAGTACTACCTCTTCCTGAGCGATGAGCTTCCCGACTGGGGGGAAAAATATAACCCCGGCCAGAAGATGATGTACGCCGGTTTCGTCCCTCTTCTGCTCATCCAGATCATCACCGGCTTCATCCTCTACATGCCGACGACGTTGAACAGCTGGGCCTACTGGGTAGGAGGGGCAAACATCATCCGCATTATCCACTACGCCGTTGCCTGGATCTTCGTCTACTGCGTGGCGGCGCACATCTACCTGGATTTCAGCGAGGGGATAGCCAATATCAAAGGGATGATCACCGGTTACAGGCCTGCAGATTTTCACGAGAAGCATCGAAAGAAAAGCGTTTCCCCTGCCGGAAGGGGAAAGGCCGTCGAGGGTTGA
- a CDS encoding carbon-nitrogen hydrolase family protein, with translation MRLGAAQMFITNSVATNTSTILRTAEEARLKGVDLLVFPEMCLTGYDKKTLGQPGIEEELGRALELIGSQVEKLKIGLIIGRAEFKDRKMYNAASVILPDGVKYTYYKIHLTAAEEKFFTPGTQPLSFTYNGHRFGVIICRDQNYPELARSSCPEGTSALFILSAHYYNPAEARWKLTKNRALPIARAVENHCYVLLANAVGSHIGLISLGNSLIADPEGALVALADEASETLITCDIPGEHPQLAPGDERAV, from the coding sequence TTGAGGCTAGGTGCCGCTCAGATGTTCATCACAAACAGCGTCGCCACAAACACCTCCACCATCCTTCGCACGGCTGAAGAGGCCAGGCTCAAGGGGGTCGACCTACTGGTTTTTCCGGAAATGTGTCTAACGGGATACGACAAGAAAACCCTGGGACAGCCTGGCATCGAGGAGGAACTGGGGCGTGCTCTGGAGCTGATCGGAAGCCAGGTAGAGAAATTAAAAATCGGCCTTATTATAGGAAGAGCAGAATTTAAAGACAGGAAAATGTACAACGCTGCTTCCGTGATTCTGCCCGACGGGGTCAAATACACCTACTACAAAATCCACCTGACCGCTGCCGAGGAGAAATTCTTCACCCCCGGCACCCAACCCCTGTCCTTCACCTATAACGGGCATAGATTCGGGGTGATCATCTGCCGCGACCAGAACTACCCCGAACTGGCCAGAAGCAGCTGCCCCGAAGGGACGAGCGCCCTCTTCATCCTTTCCGCCCATTATTATAATCCGGCAGAGGCCCGCTGGAAACTAACCAAAAACCGGGCGCTACCCATAGCCAGGGCGGTGGAGAATCACTGTTACGTTCTTCTGGCCAATGCCGTAGGCAGCCACATCGGCCTCATCAGCCTGGGCAACAGCCTGATCGCCGACCCGGAGGGAGCGCTCGTTGCCCTCGCCGACGAAGCCTCGGAAACCTTAATTACCTGTGACATCCCCGGCGAGCACCCCCAATTAGCTCCCGGTGATGAGCGGGCTGTTTAA
- a CDS encoding N-acetylmuramoyl-L-alanine amidase family protein, with protein MRIVIDPGHGGADSGAVGPGGTREKDVNLAVAKLFFRYLEPVANVRLTRRDDRHLGESESADLVERVRIAETWRASYFISLHCNAAAEGARGVETYAYKPGGEGERLARAIQKGLVEATGFPDRGVKFADYYVLRKTSMPAVLVEMGFISNPEEERLLGDPAFQDRLAWAMARSTAGFLGYQIPPPPPVKGYPLVHVSVRGRMITGIILENRTFVWIDDVAKAYGDRTRWDPQERKVYVEGP; from the coding sequence GTGAGGATTGTCATCGATCCCGGGCATGGAGGAGCCGACAGCGGAGCGGTCGGCCCGGGTGGCACGAGGGAGAAGGATGTCAATTTGGCCGTGGCTAAGCTGTTCTTCAGATATCTGGAGCCGGTTGCCAATGTCAGATTGACCAGAAGGGATGACCGCCATCTTGGAGAGAGTGAATCCGCCGACCTGGTGGAGCGGGTGAGGATTGCCGAGACCTGGCGGGCATCTTACTTTATCTCTCTCCACTGCAATGCCGCCGCAGAAGGAGCGCGCGGCGTGGAGACCTATGCCTATAAACCGGGGGGAGAGGGGGAGCGCCTGGCCAGGGCGATCCAGAAGGGGCTTGTTGAGGCAACCGGTTTCCCTGACAGAGGGGTTAAATTCGCTGACTATTACGTCCTGCGCAAGACCAGTATGCCTGCCGTCCTGGTAGAAATGGGTTTTATCAGCAATCCCGAAGAGGAAAGGCTGCTGGGCGACCCGGCCTTTCAAGACCGCCTGGCCTGGGCGATGGCCCGGAGCACCGCCGGCTTTTTGGGATATCAGATCCCGCCGCCACCGCCGGTTAAGGGATATCCGCTGGTTCACGTCAGCGTCCGCGGCAGGATGATCACCGGTATTATCCTGGAGAACAGGACATTCGTCTGGATTGACGACGTTGCGAAGGCTTACGGGGATAGGACCCGCTGGGATCCCCAGGAGAGAAAGGTGTATGTAGAAGGGCCGTAG
- a CDS encoding DUF134 domain-containing protein, which translates to MNIPRKRKKCLVGYFPPASYYKPAGVPLRELDEVKISVEEFEALRLKDLEGMDQEQCAERMGIARTTFQRILYAARSKIAGALVEGKAIRIEGGEYIMQSRPFKCVRCGREFEVPRAAAWVEGEGYCPRCSEEYDHSWGGPGHGGRHRFRGRCRRNGGGGALESNGIEEDKE; encoded by the coding sequence ATGAACATTCCGAGAAAGAGAAAAAAATGTCTGGTGGGCTATTTCCCCCCGGCCAGTTACTACAAACCGGCGGGAGTTCCTCTGCGGGAACTGGATGAGGTAAAGATATCTGTAGAGGAGTTTGAAGCCCTTCGCCTGAAGGATCTGGAGGGAATGGATCAGGAGCAGTGCGCCGAAAGGATGGGAATTGCCCGGACGACGTTCCAGCGTATTTTATATGCTGCCAGATCGAAGATCGCCGGGGCTCTGGTGGAAGGAAAAGCGATCCGCATTGAGGGCGGCGAATACATCATGCAGTCACGGCCGTTCAAGTGCGTCCGGTGCGGCCGTGAATTTGAGGTGCCCCGCGCTGCTGCCTGGGTGGAGGGAGAAGGGTATTGTCCCAGGTGCAGCGAGGAGTATGATCATAGCTGGGGCGGCCCGGGGCACGGAGGAAGGCACCGTTTTCGTGGAAGGTGCCGGCGCAATGGCGGCGGTGGGGCGCTGGAGAGCAACGGAATTGAAGAGGATAAGGAGTGA
- a CDS encoding queuosine precursor transporter, with translation MSKREIVAVSFVAALLISNTLAAKLIAAGPFVLPAAVVVYPFCFMLGDVLTEVWGFRYARKVIYAGFLANLGMVVFTYLGGLLPSAPVWPHQEAYMAIFGFVPRIVAGSFIAYMAGELLNSWSLERIRALTGIRLLFVRTIGSTLVGQIVDTGIFITIAFAGTVPNSVLISMILAQYAVKVLFEALGGTPLAYILVNWARDDKTGYAPRLMMRGQEY, from the coding sequence ATGAGCAAACGAGAGATCGTGGCCGTATCCTTCGTGGCAGCGCTTTTGATCAGCAATACCCTGGCGGCGAAATTGATCGCTGCCGGTCCCTTCGTTCTCCCTGCGGCGGTTGTGGTCTATCCCTTCTGCTTCATGTTGGGGGACGTTCTCACAGAAGTGTGGGGCTTCCGCTATGCCAGGAAGGTTATTTACGCCGGGTTCCTGGCAAATCTGGGGATGGTGGTTTTCACGTATTTAGGCGGCCTTCTTCCCTCTGCTCCGGTCTGGCCGCACCAGGAAGCTTACATGGCGATTTTTGGCTTCGTTCCGAGGATTGTGGCGGGGAGCTTCATCGCCTATATGGCAGGGGAGCTGCTGAACAGCTGGTCACTGGAAAGAATTAGGGCCTTGACGGGAATCAGGCTCCTCTTCGTCAGAACGATAGGTTCTACCCTTGTGGGGCAGATTGTCGATACGGGTATTTTTATAACCATTGCTTTTGCCGGGACGGTTCCGAATTCCGTTTTGATCAGTATGATCCTGGCCCAGTATGCCGTGAAGGTTCTTTTTGAAGCATTGGGGGGAACCCCTCTGGCCTACATACTGGTAAACTGGGCACGGGATGACAAAACCGGTTACGCTCCACGCTTGATGATGAGGGGACAGGAGTACTAG
- a CDS encoding DUF3243 domain-containing protein, producing MDIRTFDQWIDTLSTALDTAEKIGLSHAQIENSAKVFGDYLAANVVPDAPENKVLKALWEHGSEQERQSLASMMVKMVRSYKKNKVL from the coding sequence ATGGATATCCGAACCTTCGACCAGTGGATAGATACCCTCTCCACCGCTCTCGATACTGCAGAAAAAATCGGGCTGTCACATGCCCAGATCGAGAACTCCGCAAAAGTTTTCGGGGACTATCTGGCTGCTAACGTCGTCCCGGACGCCCCGGAAAACAAAGTGCTCAAAGCTCTCTGGGAGCACGGCAGCGAACAGGAGCGCCAGAGCCTGGCCAGCATGATGGTTAAGATGGTCCGGTCTTATAAAAAGAATAAAGTGCTATAA
- a CDS encoding Na/Pi cotransporter family protein — protein MLTIIFGVLGGLALFLFGMKIMGEGLQRVAGDKIRRVLERVTRFPVVAVALGAVTTATIQSSSATTVLVVGFVNAGLMTLKQAIGIIMGANIGTTITAQVIAFKLTDYMFPIIAVGFGIYFFSKRRLYHYIGQFIMGLGILFLGLAVMSEMVAPLKNSPGFLELIANFSRYPLLGVLVGILTTCIVQSSSATIAMLIALASEGIMPFSAAIPVLFGDNIGTCITAVLSSIGTNLNAKRAALSHVMFNVMGTIIFLTFLPWFKEFVYLISPDQPARLIANAHTSFNTLNTLLFLPFVGAFARFIEFILPGTVRIEEKGPIYLDERMMDSPAVALSLATKEIIRMAKIAGRSLEAAMNGFYEKNEKLLESAFKDEEVVDELERAITFYLAKLSQKGMTAALSGRHTGLLHVVNDFERVGDHAENIAELARARIEENLPYSDFALKELKDMYQLVCSSYNNALEALQNEDKKKARLVIESEPLIDRMEEILRKNHLHRLNKGICYPISGVIFLDIINNLERVGDHANNIAQVVLEYF, from the coding sequence TTGCTGACAATTATCTTTGGCGTCTTGGGCGGGCTGGCTTTATTTCTGTTCGGTATGAAAATAATGGGGGAGGGGCTGCAGAGAGTCGCCGGCGACAAAATCCGCAGGGTGCTGGAACGGGTCACCAGGTTTCCTGTTGTTGCAGTAGCCCTCGGCGCCGTTACCACGGCTACCATTCAGAGCAGCAGCGCCACGACCGTTCTGGTTGTTGGCTTCGTCAATGCCGGTTTGATGACCTTAAAGCAGGCCATCGGCATCATCATGGGGGCGAATATTGGCACGACGATAACCGCCCAGGTGATAGCCTTTAAGTTGACGGACTACATGTTTCCCATCATTGCGGTAGGGTTTGGCATCTATTTTTTCAGCAAAAGGCGCCTCTACCACTACATCGGGCAGTTTATAATGGGGCTGGGTATCCTTTTTCTCGGCCTGGCGGTAATGTCGGAGATGGTAGCGCCCTTAAAAAACAGCCCGGGCTTTTTGGAGCTTATAGCAAATTTTTCTAGATACCCTCTCCTCGGGGTTCTCGTCGGGATACTGACCACCTGCATCGTTCAGAGCAGTTCGGCGACGATCGCCATGCTGATCGCCCTTGCCAGCGAAGGGATAATGCCTTTCTCAGCAGCGATACCCGTGCTCTTCGGGGACAACATCGGCACCTGCATAACTGCCGTCCTGTCCAGCATCGGCACCAATCTCAACGCCAAAAGGGCGGCTTTGTCCCACGTGATGTTCAATGTCATGGGGACGATCATTTTCTTAACGTTTCTCCCCTGGTTTAAAGAATTCGTCTATCTCATTTCCCCGGATCAGCCGGCGCGGCTCATCGCCAATGCCCACACCTCTTTCAACACCTTGAATACTCTTCTCTTCCTTCCTTTTGTCGGTGCTTTCGCCAGGTTTATCGAATTTATCCTTCCCGGCACCGTCAGAATCGAGGAAAAAGGACCCATTTATCTGGATGAGAGGATGATGGATTCTCCCGCCGTCGCCCTTTCCCTGGCTACTAAAGAAATCATCAGAATGGCGAAAATTGCGGGGAGAAGCCTGGAAGCCGCCATGAACGGATTCTACGAAAAGAATGAAAAACTGCTGGAATCGGCCTTCAAGGACGAAGAAGTGGTGGACGAGCTGGAGCGGGCGATTACCTTTTATCTGGCCAAACTGTCTCAAAAGGGCATGACTGCTGCTCTTTCGGGGAGGCATACAGGGCTACTGCATGTGGTCAACGACTTTGAAAGGGTGGGTGATCACGCTGAGAACATCGCCGAACTGGCCAGGGCGCGCATCGAGGAGAACCTGCCTTACAGTGATTTTGCCCTCAAGGAGCTGAAAGACATGTATCAACTCGTCTGCAGCTCTTATAACAACGCTCTCGAGGCTTTGCAAAATGAAGATAAAAAGAAAGCGCGTCTGGTGATCGAAAGCGAGCCTTTGATCGACCGGATGGAGGAGATCCTGAGAAAGAACCACCTGCACCGCCTCAACAAGGGAATCTGCTACCCGATATCCGGTGTGATCTTCCTCGATATCATCAACAACCTGGAGAGAGTGGGGGATCACGCCAATAACATCGCCCAGGTCGTTCTGGAGTATTTCTGA